The following are encoded together in the Drosophila sechellia strain sech25 chromosome 3R, ASM438219v1, whole genome shotgun sequence genome:
- the LOC6606258 gene encoding uncharacterized protein LOC6606258 gives MDSSVPSGAESGLINEYKEFAECLAQLELKTDELLIDAKMVDQELGNCLKFREEQLLKYLTEKNDDDEQMQMLRENIELKATGVEFQHGIELIMEKYREHSEGDMFIDTYQLKEHYLAGLSKVVEEQDARIERMVDMMKLTVDFEDRSSAENQQIICQLAGENEQLRRQLQISTTDELFRQGALGSSESSTQIGPNDSLDPSASRENSIYSINSFLSCLSPSNVEDDSECSSNESLLSELEVTCFIEEALAERPEEQTCNMED, from the coding sequence ATGGATAGCTCGGTGCCTTCCGGAGCCGAAAGCGGTCTTATCAATGAGTACAAGGAGTTTGCCGAATGCCTGGCCCAACTGGAGCTCAAAACCGATGAGCTGCTAATCGATGCTAAAATGGTGGATCAGGAGTTGGGGAACTGCCTCAAGTTTCGCGAGGAACAGCTGCTGAAGTACCTGACCGAGAAGAACGACGACGACGagcagatgcagatgctgCGAGAAAACATCGAGCTCAAGGCGACCGGCGTCGAGTTCCAACACGGCATTGAGCTGATCATGGAGAAGTACCGGGAGCACAGCGAAGGGGACATGTTCATCGATACCTACCAGCTGAAGGAGCACTACCTGGCCGGTTTGTCGAAGGTGGTCGAAGAGCAGGATGCCCGCATCGAGCGTATGGTGGATATGATGAAGCTGACTGTCGACTTCGAGGACCGGAGCAGTGCCGAGAACCAGCAGATCATCTGTCAGCTGGCCGGGGAAAATGAGCAATTGCGTCGCCAGTTGCAGATCAGTACCACCGATGAGCTGTTCCGACAGGGAGCCCTGGGCTCCAGCGAAAGTAGCACCCAGATCGGACCAAACGATTCTTTGGATCCGAGTGCCTCCCGAGAGAATAGCATCTACAGCATAAATAGCTTCCTGTCCTGCCTTTCGCCGAGCAACGTGGAGGATGATTCGGAGTGCTCATCCAACGAATCGCTGCTGAGTGAGCTGGAAGTCACTTGCTTTATTGAGGAGGCTCTAGCCGAGAGGCCCGAGGAGCAGACCTGCAACATGGAGGACTAG